The following proteins are co-located in the Lagenorhynchus albirostris chromosome 2, mLagAlb1.1, whole genome shotgun sequence genome:
- the CTXND2 gene encoding cortexin domain containing 2, translating into MDDSSLSSSVDVDKGFAIAFVVLLFLFLMVMIFRCAKLVKNPYKTSSTATESSLS; encoded by the coding sequence ATGGATGATTCAAGCCTGTCCAGCAGTGTTGATGTAGACAAAGGCTTTGCCATTgcctttgttgttcttctttttttgttcctaATGGTGATGATTTTTCGGTGTGCCAAGTTGGTGAAGAATCCCTATAAGACCAGCTCCACAGCCACAGAATCATCTCTGAGCTGA